From a single Anaerolineaceae bacterium oral taxon 439 genomic region:
- a CDS encoding methyltransferase, translating to MINKANIYEQLTALPYLSAYQQLIQGAIELDVFSELENPITVKELSEKMNWDEGNTFNLLKGLYSLGYLKRKGDTFCNIPETAKYLVKGKPAYMGSVLAFFCNNQGMTLGDVAQQVKEGPKPMEQTQQSMDFASYGEAMRDAQSGIRQYELLEILRSLPEYKSIHKILDLGCGAGCLGIAIIQDVRNRTGVLFDRPDMQPLIEETVKLSNMQESVSVKTGDFIKDDIGSGYDLILCSSIMLFAIAGSADFFAKLKKALNPGGVVVCLNEGIEPDYSGPWDMILGYMAFNLQGMPIGVIKGQVADTAKAGGFHSIENRSVLLSTGMHDINILRNE from the coding sequence ATGATAAACAAAGCAAATATTTATGAACAGCTTACAGCGCTCCCTTATCTCTCAGCTTATCAGCAACTGATACAGGGCGCCATCGAATTAGATGTCTTTTCTGAGTTGGAAAATCCGATCACTGTAAAAGAACTGTCTGAAAAAATGAACTGGGATGAGGGCAACACCTTCAATCTTTTGAAAGGTTTGTATAGTCTTGGTTACCTCAAACGAAAGGGAGATACATTCTGCAATATACCTGAAACTGCAAAATATCTTGTCAAGGGTAAGCCTGCCTATATGGGAAGTGTGCTGGCATTTTTCTGCAACAATCAAGGAATGACGCTTGGCGATGTGGCGCAGCAGGTTAAGGAAGGTCCTAAACCGATGGAACAGACACAACAGTCGATGGATTTTGCATCTTATGGTGAGGCGATGCGTGATGCTCAATCAGGAATACGCCAATATGAACTGTTAGAAATTCTCCGATCCCTTCCCGAATATAAATCCATTCACAAAATATTAGATCTCGGCTGTGGTGCAGGTTGTCTCGGAATTGCAATCATACAGGATGTGCGTAACCGTACGGGAGTTCTTTTTGATAGGCCGGATATGCAGCCCCTTATTGAAGAAACCGTAAAACTTTCCAATATGCAAGAGAGCGTTTCCGTAAAAACCGGGGACTTTATAAAAGATGATATTGGCAGTGGGTATGATCTGATCCTCTGTTCATCCATTATGTTATTCGCCATTGCAGGCAGTGCGGATTTTTTTGCAAAATTGAAAAAAGCGCTGAATCCGGGAGGAGTAGTTGTGTGCCTGAATGAAGGAATTGAACCGGATTATTCAGGCCCGTGGGATATGATTTTAGGCTATATGGCTTTTAATTTACAGGGAATGCCGATAGGTGTAATCAAAGGTCAGGTTGCTGACACAGCAAAAGCCGGCGGGTTTCATTCCATAGAAAATCGTAGTGTGCTCCTTAGTACTGGAATGCACGATATCAATATTTTGAGAAATGAATAG
- a CDS encoding ABC transporter substrate-binding protein produces the protein MKKCRVVLWVVVLALVGLTAAVSAQETLVVAARGGSHVDAMNAVKDAFEAEHNVKIEILGLESADLKQKIGLDSVNEVGELDLIMVDDPWMPEFGENGILANLSELGYEADADFAEKSLALGRVPYATGDIYALPYSGNVILFFYNKALFEKYDVTEVPGDWAAVLEIAKKVSEGGEIGYVIRGTQGDPIVADFLPVLWAFGGNVFDEDFNVTIDSEEAKAALTLYMALLENGVNYEKNDIVAAVSEGKAAMSLGWPSWYISGETASAAYAPIPGKVDGGAEKNAAGMIGNWLMGVTANSGKKELALEFLKYVTSAEAQKTEALHGGVPTRASVLTDAGLTAKYAYFPTLLEATNESVARPRTPLWGEVQTALGAELSAAISGVKSVEDALTTARMQIEMIME, from the coding sequence ATGAAAAAATGTAGGGTCGTTTTATGGGTCGTGGTTCTGGCTCTGGTTGGGCTGACCGCCGCCGTCTCGGCGCAGGAGACGTTGGTCGTCGCTGCGCGGGGCGGGTCGCATGTGGACGCGATGAACGCGGTGAAGGACGCGTTTGAGGCGGAGCATAACGTCAAAATTGAGATTTTAGGGCTTGAGAGCGCCGACCTGAAACAGAAAATCGGACTTGATTCGGTGAACGAGGTCGGCGAGCTGGACCTGATCATGGTCGACGATCCGTGGATGCCCGAGTTTGGCGAGAACGGGATCCTGGCGAACCTGAGCGAGCTTGGGTATGAAGCCGACGCGGATTTCGCGGAAAAGTCGCTGGCGCTTGGACGGGTTCCTTACGCGACCGGGGATATTTACGCGCTTCCCTATTCCGGGAATGTGATCCTGTTTTTCTATAATAAGGCGCTGTTTGAAAAGTACGACGTAACGGAAGTCCCGGGCGACTGGGCGGCGGTACTGGAGATCGCGAAGAAGGTCAGCGAGGGTGGCGAGATCGGGTACGTAATCCGCGGAACGCAGGGCGATCCGATCGTCGCCGATTTCCTTCCGGTTCTTTGGGCGTTCGGCGGGAACGTTTTCGACGAAGATTTCAACGTGACGATCGATTCAGAGGAAGCGAAGGCGGCGCTGACGCTGTATATGGCGCTGCTGGAGAATGGCGTTAACTATGAAAAGAACGATATTGTCGCGGCGGTTTCGGAAGGCAAGGCGGCGATGTCGCTGGGCTGGCCGAGCTGGTATATTTCCGGCGAGACGGCGAGCGCGGCGTACGCGCCGATTCCGGGAAAGGTCGACGGCGGAGCGGAGAAGAACGCGGCGGGCATGATCGGGAACTGGCTGATGGGCGTGACGGCGAATTCGGGGAAGAAAGAACTGGCGTTGGAATTCCTGAAGTACGTGACCTCCGCAGAGGCTCAGAAGACCGAAGCGCTGCATGGCGGGGTCCCGACGCGCGCGTCGGTCCTGACGGACGCCGGGCTGACGGCGAAATACGCGTATTTCCCGACGCTGCTTGAAGCGACGAACGAATCGGTCGCCCGCCCGCGGACGCCGCTTTGGGGCGAGGTCCAAACGGCTCTGGGCGCGGAGCTGTCGGCGGCGATTTCCGGGGTGAAGAGCGTGGAAGACGCGCTGACGACGGCGCGGATGCAAATTGAGATGATCATGGAGTAA
- a CDS encoding NAD(+) synthase, producing the protein MDYGFIKAAACSPEVIVADPGANAEAVIARIAESVTAGARIAVFPELALTGNRCGDLLRQRALLDAAEASLARIVSATAGSEIFVVVGLPLRREGRIYNVAAAVANGRISGVVPKSWISGNGDVFASGQGLGGTARILGEEVPFGTDLLFRCVELPALTIGIEIGDDAELPVPPSIAAAAAGATVLANSSACPEVVGKAGARRAFLRAVSARLQAGYISAEAGFGESTTDAVFSGQDLIAENGEILAESEPFGAGFAVSELDLELILNERRRTRRPDAAGERNFRMIPFSLTKRRTALTRRFSATPFVPDDDAELAARCETIFAIQRTGLATRLERARVHSAVLGISGGLDSTLALLVAARAMKALDWPMSRIVAVTMPGFGTTARTKSNAVKMCEAIGATVREIPIGPAVRRHFEDLGHDPNNYSLLYENAQARERTQILMDVCHQVDGLVVGTGDLSELALGWATYNGDHMSMYGVNGGVPKTLVRCLVRHAAATTENGALKAVLFDVLDTPVSPELLPSAGGTTTQLTESILGSYELHDFYLYMTVRRGFSPRKTLYLAERAFAGRADRARLRGTLTTFLKRFFTNQFKRSCLPDGPKVGSVGLSPRGDWRMPSDAAVQVWLDDLAREDELD; encoded by the coding sequence ATGGACTATGGATTTATTAAGGCCGCGGCCTGTTCGCCCGAGGTGATCGTGGCGGACCCGGGCGCGAACGCCGAGGCGGTAATCGCCCGGATCGCGGAGTCCGTCACGGCGGGCGCGCGGATCGCGGTTTTTCCGGAATTGGCGCTGACCGGGAATAGATGCGGCGATCTGCTGCGGCAGCGTGCGCTGTTGGACGCGGCGGAGGCGTCGCTCGCGCGGATCGTTTCGGCGACGGCGGGGTCGGAAATCTTCGTCGTCGTCGGGCTGCCGCTCCGGCGGGAGGGGCGGATTTACAACGTCGCGGCGGCGGTCGCGAACGGCAGGATTTCAGGCGTCGTCCCGAAGAGCTGGATTTCCGGAAACGGAGACGTTTTCGCTTCAGGGCAGGGACTGGGCGGAACGGCGAGGATTCTCGGCGAAGAGGTCCCGTTTGGGACGGACCTGCTGTTCCGTTGCGTCGAGCTGCCGGCGCTGACGATCGGGATCGAAATCGGCGACGATGCGGAGCTTCCGGTCCCGCCGTCGATTGCGGCCGCGGCGGCGGGCGCGACGGTTCTTGCGAATAGCTCCGCCTGTCCCGAGGTCGTTGGAAAGGCAGGGGCGCGGCGTGCGTTCCTTCGCGCGGTCTCGGCGCGGCTTCAGGCCGGATATATCTCCGCGGAAGCGGGATTCGGAGAGTCGACGACGGACGCGGTCTTCTCGGGCCAGGATCTTATCGCCGAAAACGGCGAGATCCTCGCGGAGAGCGAACCGTTCGGCGCCGGATTCGCGGTCAGCGAACTCGATCTGGAGCTGATCCTGAATGAGCGGCGGCGGACGCGGCGGCCCGACGCGGCGGGGGAGCGCAATTTCCGGATGATCCCGTTTTCGCTGACGAAACGGCGGACGGCGCTGACGCGGCGGTTCAGCGCGACGCCGTTTGTCCCGGACGACGATGCTGAGCTGGCGGCGCGCTGTGAAACGATTTTCGCGATTCAGCGGACCGGGCTGGCGACGCGGTTGGAACGGGCGCGCGTTCATTCAGCGGTTCTGGGAATTTCCGGCGGGCTGGATTCAACGCTGGCGCTCCTGGTTGCGGCCCGGGCGATGAAAGCGCTGGACTGGCCGATGAGCCGGATCGTGGCGGTGACGATGCCCGGGTTTGGGACGACGGCGCGGACAAAGTCGAACGCGGTAAAGATGTGCGAGGCGATCGGCGCGACGGTCCGGGAAATCCCGATTGGGCCTGCCGTGCGGCGGCATTTTGAGGACCTGGGGCATGATCCGAACAATTATTCGCTTTTGTACGAAAACGCGCAGGCGCGCGAGCGGACGCAGATCCTGATGGACGTCTGCCATCAGGTGGACGGGCTGGTCGTTGGAACGGGGGACCTTTCGGAGCTGGCGCTGGGCTGGGCGACGTATAACGGGGATCATATGAGCATGTACGGGGTTAACGGCGGGGTCCCGAAGACGCTGGTCCGCTGCCTCGTCCGCCATGCCGCGGCGACAACGGAGAATGGGGCGCTGAAAGCGGTCCTGTTCGACGTATTGGATACGCCGGTCAGTCCGGAGCTGCTTCCGTCCGCGGGCGGAACGACGACGCAGCTGACCGAGTCGATCCTGGGATCGTATGAGCTGCATGACTTCTATCTGTACATGACGGTCCGGCGCGGGTTCTCGCCGCGGAAGACGCTGTACCTGGCGGAGCGCGCGTTCGCCGGTCGGGCGGATCGGGCGCGGCTGCGCGGGACGTTGACGACGTTCCTGAAGCGGTTTTTCACGAATCAGTTCAAGCGTTCCTGCCTTCCGGACGGTCCGAAGGTCGGATCGGTCGGGCTTTCTCCGCGCGGCGATTGGCGGATGCCCTCGGACGCGGCGGTTCAGGTCTGGCTGGACGATCTGGCGCGGGAGGACGAGCTTGATTAG
- a CDS encoding methyltransferase type 11: MTLSKPWNWALSENPAWLEPSDEGRAIAERWKNHGVESVLDFGCGLGRHAIFFAQRGFRVSAFDLSQDAVDHLNAWAKRENLPIKTETADMLNLPYSDNAFDAIFAFHTVFHTDSVGIRKIINEIKRVLKPKGQLYLTLGSKETWAFRDAGFPKIDANTIVKIEDGPENGIPHVFVDFDDIPRLFAGFSLINVRHVDHCLFNGKPRNSKHYFIEASLN; encoded by the coding sequence ATGACTCTATCGAAACCCTGGAACTGGGCGCTCTCCGAAAACCCCGCCTGGCTCGAGCCCTCCGACGAGGGTCGCGCGATCGCCGAACGCTGGAAAAACCACGGCGTTGAAAGCGTCCTCGATTTCGGCTGCGGCCTGGGGCGGCACGCTATCTTCTTCGCCCAGCGCGGCTTCCGCGTCAGCGCTTTCGACCTTTCCCAGGACGCCGTGGATCATCTCAACGCCTGGGCCAAACGCGAAAACCTGCCGATCAAAACCGAAACCGCCGACATGCTCAATCTTCCGTATAGCGATAACGCTTTCGACGCAATTTTCGCCTTTCACACCGTGTTCCACACCGATTCGGTCGGGATCCGGAAAATCATCAACGAAATAAAGCGCGTCCTGAAGCCGAAGGGCCAGCTATACCTGACCCTCGGCTCCAAAGAAACCTGGGCGTTCAGGGACGCGGGGTTCCCCAAAATCGACGCAAACACGATCGTCAAGATCGAGGACGGCCCGGAAAACGGGATTCCGCATGTTTTCGTTGATTTCGACGATATACCGCGCCTGTTCGCCGGGTTCAGCCTGATCAACGTCCGTCACGTAGATCATTGTCTCTTCAACGGAAAGCCGAGGAACAGCAAACATTATTTCATCGAAGCCAGCCTGAATTAA
- a CDS encoding ABC transporter permease gives MLLLALLTIFPLIFTAVFSLTNLNMIKPDQMAFVSFRNYARILSDPYFHQALGNTLKFMVCAVLIETVFGLLMAVFVHQLTWQKNLIRTLLLLPMVLPPVTAVLIWRIMLSNNYGIVNKLLALLGLAPVNWLSDVKTAFWCILAIDVWQYTPFAFLLIYATLQGVPQQQYEAAEIDGADAAARFFFITLPNILGGVILVVLLRAIDSIRLFDKVNILTRGGPANTTATITQYIYNYGVGSFKIGYSSAGSVVMTLIVLIIGSGYILRTLRRGQESR, from the coding sequence ATGCTGCTGTTAGCGCTGCTGACGATTTTTCCGCTGATTTTTACAGCGGTTTTCAGCCTGACGAATCTGAACATGATTAAGCCGGATCAGATGGCTTTCGTTTCGTTTCGAAATTACGCGCGGATCCTTTCCGACCCGTATTTTCATCAGGCGCTGGGGAACACGTTGAAATTCATGGTCTGCGCCGTGCTGATCGAGACCGTTTTTGGGCTGCTGATGGCCGTTTTTGTGCATCAGCTGACCTGGCAAAAGAACCTGATCCGGACGCTGCTGCTGCTGCCGATGGTGCTCCCGCCGGTTACGGCGGTCCTGATCTGGCGGATCATGCTGTCGAATAATTATGGGATCGTAAATAAGCTGCTGGCGCTGTTGGGACTGGCGCCGGTGAATTGGCTGAGCGACGTGAAGACAGCGTTCTGGTGCATCCTGGCCATCGACGTCTGGCAGTATACCCCGTTTGCGTTCCTGCTGATTTACGCGACGCTTCAGGGCGTTCCACAGCAGCAGTACGAGGCGGCGGAAATCGATGGGGCGGACGCCGCCGCGCGGTTCTTTTTTATCACGCTGCCGAATATTCTGGGCGGGGTGATCCTGGTTGTGCTGCTGCGCGCGATCGATTCGATCCGGCTTTTCGATAAAGTGAATATCCTGACGCGCGGGGGCCCGGCGAATACGACGGCGACGATTACGCAGTATATCTATAACTATGGGGTCGGGTCATTCAAGATCGGGTACAGCTCGGCGGGATCGGTGGTGATGACGCTGATCGTGCTGATCATCGGGTCGGGATATATTCTTCGGACGCTGCGGCGCGGGCAGGAAAGTCGTTGA